GAGATAGTCATCTTTATTAAAGAAAGTTTGTTGCCGTCTATTACCCCTCTGGATAATATGATGAGGAATATCAGGTATTATAATTCGTGCTATTCTAACCATGTTAAGTATTATATTTTAAATAAATAAATTCGTCAAATAATTTAGTATGGTGTCCCTGAAATACTAACACATTGACAAGTTTTCCGAAATTGACTATACTCCTAAATAGTAAGACTAATATGGAGTTTATTCCGAAATGGAAAACATTAAAAGAATACTAAAATTAAAACTTCCAGAAAAGCAATCTGCTTTTTTATGGGGACCCAGAAAAACAGGTAAAACCACGTATCTAAAAAATCATTTTCCGCACAGTTTAATATACGACTTTTTGAAAACAGACTTTTTTTTTGAAATTTCAAAAAATCCAGCACTATTACGTGAACGTATACTCGCAAAAGACAAAGAAATCCTCCAGTATCCAATAATATTAGATGAAGTACAAAAAGTTCCTAAAATACTTGATGAAATACACTGGTTGATTGAAAATAGGAATTTAAGATTTATTCTCTGCGGATCAAATACCCGAAAACTGAAAAGAGGACATGTCAACCTGCTGGGAGGAAGGGCATGGCGTTTTGAAATGTTTCCTCTGGTAAGCGCAGAAATTAAAAAGATAGACCTTTTACGAGCATTAAATCACGGAATGATTCCAATACATTATCTGCAAAACGATTACAAAAGATCATTAAAAGCTTATGTTCAAGACTATCTAAAAGAAGAAATCTTTGCGGAGGGGCTAACACGAAATCTTCCCGCTTTCACGAGATTTTTAGATGCCTTTGGATATTCACATGGTGAACTTACAAATTATTCTAATATTGCGCGCGATTGCGGGGTAGATTCAAAAACAGTAAAGGAATACTATCAAATTCTTGTTGACACACTGTTGGCCGTAAGAATTGAACCTTTTAAAAGAAAGCAATCCCGCCAAATTATAACCAAATCTTCAAAATATTACATTTTTGATGTAGGAATAGCCGGATTTCTAACAAAACGACATCTCGTAGAAGAAAAAGGGGCAGAATTCGGAAAAGCGCTTGAACACTTTATACTCATGGAAATTGCTGCTTATCGATCTTACAGTGCATTAGATTTTGAAATAAACTTTTGGAGAACAAAGTCAGGAATTGAGGTAGATTTCATATTAAACGAAGGAGAAATTGCTATAGAAATAAAAGGATCAAGCCGGATTGATAAAAAGGACTTAACCGGACTATCTGCCTTTATGGATACCTATTCTCCAAAAAGATGCATCATTGTCTGCAATGAAAAGGAAAAAAGACTGCATGGAAAAATAGAGATAATTCCGTGGAAACAATTTCTAGATGGACTGTGGAACAATACTATTTTATAAATATACGGAAAGAGTGAGTAAAGCGGGGGCAGAATGGCAGCCTGCGAAATTAATATAAAAATGCGCAGACTAAAGTCTGCGGCTACCTGTGCTTTTTGTTTTACCCCGGTTTACTCACCGGTTACAGACTTCATGCCCTTTTTCTTTTAAAAGCGTCACGGTCTGATAGGAATACCGATCAGGTTTATTTGACGCTCCTATCACTGCCACTTTCATACATTTACCTCTTTTGGGAATAAAGTATCAGTATATCCCGCGACATAATATGCGATAAGTCCAAGCCATTCGTGAGCAATGGAATTGAAAAGTCTTATATTTTCAATTTTCGGCCAAAACGATGATGCTTTTATCTTATTATATTTTTCTGTTTTGGTTTTAAAATCTACCGGATATGGTATTACTTTTACCCCGACCTTATTAAAACAGCCAACTGACCGCGGCATGTGAAATGCGGATGTAATGAGCACCCATCTTCCAGACCTGCTATCAGGTACAGTCTTTGCAAACTCTACGGCACCTTCATAGGTATTACGTGAATTTCTCTCAGCAATGACCCTATCTTCATCAATTCCAAATTTAACCGCCAGCCTCTTAGCATAATCTGCTTCCCGCAGACCATTACTTTGATCAAAGGTACCTGACCCACCAACGATGATTAACTTCGCTTCTGGATGCTTTCTTGCAAGAATAACACCCTCAATTATCCTGTCCGCATTACCACCAAGCTCCACAAAACCGTCTCGTGATGCTTCCATATGAATAATACCAGCTTCGACAATGATACCCGTAATTTCTTCCGGTATTTTTCCCTTCTCGATTCTGTTTTCCAATATCTTCGCTAAGTATGGTGTCAACAAGCTCTGTCCGGTTACAAAAATGAGGAGCACTCCAATGCCTATAAAAGTATTTCCTACCCTTTGCCCTTTTATTAATAAGAAAAAAAGACCTGCAAGCAATAGGATTATAATCACATTGAAAGGATTCACAAAAAACCAGAGTATTTTAGAAAACACAAAAAACATTTTAAACACCTGTATCAAAGATTAATCGTCAAAAGTATATTAAAAATAAATCGCACAACGCAAAGCGAAAACCGCAAGCCGAGCATTATTGTTCGGTATCTTTCATATGTTCAATTATAGGATACATCTCTTTAAAAAACTCTGTCATTGTTTTCATACTACCACTCACGCTTTTATCTATATGTGCGGAATTATAAGTGAACTGGGGTATAGAATTATAAATATGTGCCTTCAAGGAAAAATTGCTCTATCTTATTACTAATTTGTTATTTTTTTAATAAAACCGTCTCAAATTTCATTAAATTTCAAATTCACTTCTTGGAAGGCCTGATTGGCGAATAATTGATTGTAATGTTCCTATTCGAATTTCTTTATGATTAGGAACGGGTACAGTGGTTGTTCCCTGAGATGTTCGTTTTTGCATTGCAATATGACTTCCATGCTGCCTTACCTCAATAAAATTATGATTGGCAAGAATTTGACAGACATCTCGTCCCGAAAGAATGCGTAATTTACCCAACAGCCACCTCTAAATGAGTTATATAAACTTCTTCATGAAATCTTCCTTGTATCTCTTGCCCCGAAGCTGTTTCTAAAAATAACTGAATCGCTTCAATTAAGTTTTTTCGGGCTTTTTCTATTGTATCACCTTGACTTGCGATATCTAATTCTGGACATAAAGAAACATATCCATTATCTTCCCGCTCTATAACTGCTGTTAATTGGTATTTCATTTTGTTCCCTCCCCCCATTTTTTTATTATTATACTATGCCGGATTTTATCATAAAACACATGTACGGCGATATTTTTATTTATAATAGCATAAAATAAGCATTACGTATAATATGGATTTTTCAACAGCTTCTATCCGCTCCCCAGGAAATTTTATTAACCAATATGCCACATTCGCTTCTTTTAACTTTCTGTTGTCTCGAGATCCATACGCACTATCTATTGAAAGAATTTACTAAATACCACATTATTTTTGATAAAACAAAAAACATACTTTACTCCTCAGTATCTTTCATATGCACACCTGTCTTTGAACATTGTGCCCTTTTAATCATGAAAAGCGTGTTCTCGTTTGCATTTTCTACGCAAATCTTTATATCCAAATGACTAGATTGCCATACTCGAAATATCTCATCAGCAAAAGCTTGCCCAACAGTTTTGATCCCTTTAAAATCGAGAATGATTGTTTTAAAAGCGTCAAGCCCTGTCACTAATCTCCTTGCCTGAGAACGAGAAACGTATTCGACGCCAAGTTGGTAGAGCCGTACAGTTACCTTTGTTTTGCTGAATTCAAAGCTAGAATCCGTGTATTGCCTGAATATTTCATCAAGGTGCCGTTTTGTGTTGAGGCTGATAGAGAAAACAACTTTAGTCCCAATACGTTCTTTTATATCCTTTACCACAATATCCTCTAACAGGTTATCAAATATGAGTTTCTTATGAGAACTTTGTATAATGAATATATCAGCGGCTTTTGAAGTAAAGAATATGCCTTCTCCGCTATGGCTTTCAGGAGCAGTTGTTTGTTTCCCTTTAAGCAAATCCTGTATAGCTTCCATTTCACCATTCAGGTTTTTCTTACGAATAATATTATTGAAGAGACCTATACCTGTATCTGTTACTTCAAAAGACACAGTATCTTGACCTCGATCAACTGTTGTTTTTATCTTTTTAGATATGGAATGTTCGATAGCATTGTTGAGCATTTCAAGAAACGCGTAGGATAAGATCCCGGATACATTTTCCGGCATATCTAAGAAAATACCTGTTTGCTTTTTGATGTCTTTGAGAACAGCGTCTTCTTCTACGGGCTTTTGATTATTTATAAGACTTGTTATGTTAAGTTTCTTTTTTTTCGCTTTAGTAACGGCCTGTTCTGTTGCCGGAACATATTTTGCATTGTTTGCCTTTCCAATCAAAACGATCTTTCCTTCATCTCTTAATCTTTGAAAAAATCTGTTTACATACCCCCTCGAAAAGCCCGTTATTTTTACAATCTCAGCGGAACCAACCTCACCTTTTTCATGTAAAGTCTTTAAAATAAGGTTTCTTATATCCATATCCATCCTCTCACTAAGTATACAACTTTTTATTATTACACAAAGAAATAGTTGTATACAATATCACTAATACAATGAAAAATAGGCCTATTATGTTTACAACTTTAGTATATTTTAGAATTGGAAAGTTGTCAACACATATAGTTAGAAAAACGTAGTGCGGAACTTATCAGCTATAGAGCAGATCTGCCGTCACGTTGCGGCAGAAGCCCACCTAATCACATACCAAAAACCGGGCATACGATATATCTATCTGCTGATCAGGCACTTAAAAAGAGTGTCCCGTTTAAATCCGGCCATGTCTAGTACAAGCTAAGCAACATTAATATTATTACAAACTTCTTGAAAAAATCCCTCTGACCATATTTTCAAAGAAGCTCGATCCAATAATAGATTCTCTACATCAATTTTGGCCCTATCAAAATCTACGGTCTTAATCTTTTCACGAAGCATTTGTTTTAGGTATTCTTCCGTCAAAGATTCATCCAGCTCAAGATGACCTGTCTGTTTCATTCTACTTTCCAAATGTTTAATACTAACAGGCACTTTCATTCCAAGATACCAGACTAAATCATACCAGTCCCGTCCCTTTACCCTACTAGCCCACGACCTACATAATAAGGCATGCATCTTCCCTGCGAAAAGACAAGGTAGCGTATATGTGTTAACAGAAAAAGGTATTGGTTGAAAAAGATACTTAGCCTCAGTCTGGAAGTTCCCCGGAGGATTTTTATCAACTTCTAGCTTAATTTTTATTATTTTCTTTGAATGGATTTTTTCTCTTAAAGAGCTCACAGCATCAACAACTAACAAATTTTCCAACGTTCCAGCCTTAATAAATGCAGAATCAATATTAGATTCAATCTTCTTCTCTTTCTTTTCAACTGTTGTGTTAAAGCCAAAGCTTCTCAATTCTTCTTCAAGTGCAGCACAGTAATTTCCAAAAGAAAAATCTTCATCCTTTTTTAAAAGCGAGAAATCTAAATCTTCTGAAAATCTATTAAGTCCATATAATATTCTTAATGCAGAACCACCGTAGAAGGCGGATTTTTCAAAAAACTTCGATCGCCAAAGTCCAAGCAATGCTATTTCCTGAACAATTTCTTTTAAGGCATTTTCGTAGTCATTTATACTCTGACATTTATATTTACCCAACATCACCTTCAAACCCTCATTCATTTTAATTCCTCCAAAAATTTATAAAGAAGACTAACATTTCCTCCATAATACCTGGCTAGTACTTTTACCTTATTCATATCAAACCCCGCAAGAACAGTCTTTTCGATTCGTAAATTATCTAATAAATATTCTTCTATTTGACACACGTTGTTTATCTTATTCTGAAAATACAACATATCTGAAAGCGCCTTTTCTCTTGTCGCGATTAAAATTGAATGATATTTATCTATATCATGAACAGTTATTCCATATGGATAAATCGAAGAATTTATATATCTATAAGAAAAAGCACCTACTGGAGTATTGAAAAACTTTTTTCTTTTATTAGTAATACTTGTCACCGTTTCTACACGCTCTGGAATTAAATCATAATAATAGAGAGCATACTCAAGAGAAATATATGAAGGACCATATATTAAATTCGCCAAAACCTCGTTCGAATAAGGCTGTCTAGCCCATTCAGGGCCAAATACGTAAAGTCCTTTCTTAACACGAATAATTAAGCCTTTTTTCAGAAGATCATGTATTTTAACACGTGGATTTTTGTATTCATGAAGTAAATACTTAAGGAAATTGTAATCAAATTCTTCTGTCAAAATTGAATTTCTAATACTTAACATCACAATACGCCTCCAGTATGTTAGCATTCTACATACTTACTGGTTTCTTGTCAAGTGAATTTGGAGGGATGAAGATTAGACTTCTAACGTGGCAGGTACTCGGACAATAGAAATTAGTCAATCAACGACGAACAATGAACGACAAACTATTGATAAAAAAAGTGTTCCGATTTACCCTTCTGTATCTTTCATATGTTTGATTATTGGATACATATCTTTAAAGAACTCTGTCATTGCCTTCATGCTATCATCTACACTTGTTACAATATGTGTCGATAATCTTACCATAGCCCATTTAAATTTTTTACCATACATAACACGGTAAGCAGAATTATATAACACACCTTTGTAATGCTTGCTGAAATTATTATGATATATCGGATACCAGTACCAAATCAGCTCTCTCTGCACACCCTTATCTTTTGTTGGAATATGCGTCACTATAACATTAACAGGAACAGTTTCTCCTCCCAAATAAATATTATCGACTTTCATTTCTTCTATTATCCACCCCTGAGCTGGAAGACAATCTGTTGGCGGATGAAGCGAACTTTTTAGATCGCTTACAACCATAGTTATTTCAACGTCATTTCCCGCCTTATCCTGATACACTCTTCTGGATATATCGCTCTCCGGCAATCCTTTTATTTCTACTTCGGTTGGTCCGAGATCTTTTAACATCTTCCAGTTATGTATATCTCTTTTGTTGTAGTAAAATGCCGTATTAAAATTAGCGCCATCCTGACATTGCACAAATGGGGTCATATAAAGTACTGCATTTGCTATTATTAATACTGCTATAAACACATATAGTTTTTTATTCACTCACAACATCCTTCTTGATTTTTATTCCATCCAATATTTTTTTCTCAACGTAGAGCAAACCCAATGACATAATAAAAAGAAAATACCCTGAATAATCATGATATATTGATAGTGCTATATCCTTATTAAGGCTTTTAGCTACA
This Candidatus Ancaeobacter aquaticus DNA region includes the following protein-coding sequences:
- a CDS encoding AAA family ATPase encodes the protein MENIKRILKLKLPEKQSAFLWGPRKTGKTTYLKNHFPHSLIYDFLKTDFFFEISKNPALLRERILAKDKEILQYPIILDEVQKVPKILDEIHWLIENRNLRFILCGSNTRKLKRGHVNLLGGRAWRFEMFPLVSAEIKKIDLLRALNHGMIPIHYLQNDYKRSLKAYVQDYLKEEIFAEGLTRNLPAFTRFLDAFGYSHGELTNYSNIARDCGVDSKTVKEYYQILVDTLLAVRIEPFKRKQSRQIITKSSKYYIFDVGIAGFLTKRHLVEEKGAEFGKALEHFILMEIAAYRSYSALDFEINFWRTKSGIEVDFILNEGEIAIEIKGSSRIDKKDLTGLSAFMDTYSPKRCIIVCNEKEKRLHGKIEIIPWKQFLDGLWNNTIL
- a CDS encoding CoA-binding protein — translated: MKVAVIGASNKPDRYSYQTVTLLKEKGHEVCNR
- a CDS encoding YdcF family protein, with product MFFVFSKILWFFVNPFNVIIILLLAGLFFLLIKGQRVGNTFIGIGVLLIFVTGQSLLTPYLAKILENRIEKGKIPEEITGIIVEAGIIHMEASRDGFVELGGNADRIIEGVILARKHPEAKLIIVGGSGTFDQSNGLREADYAKRLAVKFGIDEDRVIAERNSRNTYEGAVEFAKTVPDSRSGRWVLITSAFHMPRSVGCFNKVGVKVIPYPVDFKTKTEKYNKIKASSFWPKIENIRLFNSIAHEWLGLIAYYVAGYTDTLFPKEVNV
- a CDS encoding type II toxin-antitoxin system HicA family toxin, which codes for MGKLRILSGRDVCQILANHNFIEVRQHGSHIAMQKRTSQGTTTVPVPNHKEIRIGTLQSIIRQSGLPRSEFEI
- a CDS encoding type II toxin-antitoxin system HicB family antitoxin; translated protein: MKYQLTAVIEREDNGYVSLCPELDIASQGDTIEKARKNLIEAIQLFLETASGQEIQGRFHEEVYITHLEVAVG
- a CDS encoding DUF4325 domain-containing protein — its product is MDIRNLILKTLHEKGEVGSAEIVKITGFSRGYVNRFFQRLRDEGKIVLIGKANNAKYVPATEQAVTKAKKKKLNITSLINNQKPVEEDAVLKDIKKQTGIFLDMPENVSGILSYAFLEMLNNAIEHSISKKIKTTVDRGQDTVSFEVTDTGIGLFNNIIRKKNLNGEMEAIQDLLKGKQTTAPESHSGEGIFFTSKAADIFIIQSSHKKLIFDNLLEDIVVKDIKERIGTKVVFSISLNTKRHLDEIFRQYTDSSFEFSKTKVTVRLYQLGVEYVSRSQARRLVTGLDAFKTIILDFKGIKTVGQAFADEIFRVWQSSHLDIKICVENANENTLFMIKRAQCSKTGVHMKDTEE
- a CDS encoding nucleotidyl transferase AbiEii/AbiGii toxin family protein gives rise to the protein MNEGLKVMLGKYKCQSINDYENALKEIVQEIALLGLWRSKFFEKSAFYGGSALRILYGLNRFSEDLDFSLLKKDEDFSFGNYCAALEEELRSFGFNTTVEKKEKKIESNIDSAFIKAGTLENLLVVDAVSSLREKIHSKKIIKIKLEVDKNPPGNFQTEAKYLFQPIPFSVNTYTLPCLFAGKMHALLCRSWASRVKGRDWYDLVWYLGMKVPVSIKHLESRMKQTGHLELDESLTEEYLKQMLREKIKTVDFDRAKIDVENLLLDRASLKIWSEGFFQEVCNNINVA
- a CDS encoding EpsI family protein gives rise to the protein MNKKLYVFIAVLIIANAVLYMTPFVQCQDGANFNTAFYYNKRDIHNWKMLKDLGPTEVEIKGLPESDISRRVYQDKAGNDVEITMVVSDLKSSLHPPTDCLPAQGWIIEEMKVDNIYLGGETVPVNVIVTHIPTKDKGVQRELIWYWYPIYHNNFSKHYKGVLYNSAYRVMYGKKFKWAMVRLSTHIVTSVDDSMKAMTEFFKDMYPIIKHMKDTEG